A window of Lepidochelys kempii isolate rLepKem1 chromosome 1, rLepKem1.hap2, whole genome shotgun sequence contains these coding sequences:
- the LOC140910172 gene encoding uncharacterized protein: MQSSSAQVTMMESQNRKRAPAWTEREVRDLIAVWGEESVLSELRSSFRNAKTFVKISQGMKDRGHNRDPKQCRVKLKELRQAYQKTREANSRSGSEPQTCRFYDELHAILGGSATTTPAVLFDSFNGDGGNTEAGFGDEEDEEEEEVVDSSQQASGETGFPDSQELFLTLDLEPVPPEPTQGCLLDPAGGEGTSAGCVSMITGSSPSQRLVKLRKKKKRTRDEMFSELMLSSHTDRAQTNAWRQIMSECRKAQNDREERWRAEESKWRAEDRAEAQMWRQRDERRQDSMLRLLQDQTRMLQCMVELQQRQLEHRLPLLPLCNQPPSSPSSIASTPRRPRTRWGCLRPTSDSTTEDCPKKRRL, from the exons atgcagagctcatcagcacaggtgaccatgatggagtcccagaatcgcaaaagagctccagcatggaccgaacgggaggtacgggatctgatcgctgtttggggagaggaatccgtgctatcagaactccgttccagttttcgaaatgccaaaacctttgtgaaaatctcccagggcatgaaggacagaggccataacagggacccgaagcagtgccgcgtgaaactgaaggagctgaggcaagcctaccagaaaaccagagaggcgaacagccgctctgggtcagagccccaaacatgccgcttctatgatgagctgcatgccattttagggggttcagccaccactaccccagccgtgttgtttgactccttcaatggagatggaggcaatacggaagcaggttttggggacgaagaagatgaggaggaggaggaggttgtagatagctcacagcaagcaagcggagaaaccggttttcccgacagccaggaactgtttctcaccctagacctggagccagtaccccccgaacccacccaaggctgcctcctggacccagcaggcggagaagggacctctg ctggatgtgtttcaatgatcacaggatcttctccttcccagaggctagtgaagcttagaaagaaaaaaaaacgcactcgagatgaaatgttctccgagctaatgctgtcctcccacactgacagagcacagacgaatgcgtggaggcaaataatgtcagagtgcaggaaagcacaaaatgaccgggaggagaggtggagggctgaagagagtaagtggagggcagaagacagggctgaagctcaaatgtggcggcagcgtgatgagagaaggcaggattcaatgctgaggctgctgcaggaccaaaccagaatgctccagtgtatggttgagctgcagcaaaggcagctggagcacagactgccactgctgcccctctgtaaccaaccgccctcctccccaagttccatagcctccacacccagacgcccaagaacgcggtgggggtgcctccggccaaccagcgactccacaacagaggattgccccaaaaaaagaaggctgtaa